The sequence below is a genomic window from Massilia oculi.
CAGAATTCCAGCTCAGGATAATAGACCTTGAACTTGCGTTTGGCGGCCGCCGCGTTGAGCGATTCACGCAATTGCTTGTTGGCGCCGACACCGCCCGCGATCACGAGTCGCGTCAGGCCCGTGTGCTTCATCGCATTGACGCATTTCGCGGTGAGCACGTCGACGATCGCATCGACGAAGCCGCGCGCGATGTTCGCCTTGTCCTGCTCGCAGATATTGGCAACGACTTTTTCTTCGTGGTTCTTGACCACGGTGAGCACCGCCGTCTTCAGGCCCGAGAAACTGAAGTTGAAATCCTTGCTATGAAGCATAGGACGCGGCAAGGAATAGACGGTCGGATCGCCGAACTCCGCCAGGCGGGAAATCGCCGGTCCGCCCGGGTAGCCCAGGCCCAGCAGCTTGGCCGATTTGTCGAAGGCTTCGCCGGCCGCGTCGTCCAGGGTCTCGCCCAGCAGCGTATAGCTGCCGACGCCGTCGACCCGCATCAGCTGGGTATGCCCGCCCGAGACCAGCAGGGCGAGGAAGGGGAATTCCGGACGCTCGGAAGCGAGCAGCGGCGACAGCAGGTGGCCTTCGAGGTGGTGCACGCCGAGCACGGGTTTATCGAGCGCCAGCGCCAGGCTGCAGGCGACCGAGGAGCCGACCAGCAGCGCGCCGGCCAGGCCCGGGCCTTGCGTGTAGGCGATGGCGTCGATGTTCGAGGCCGGCAGGTCGGCGCGCTTCAGGACTTCGTCCAGCAGCGGAATGGCGCGCCGGATGTGGTCGCGCGAAGCGAGTTCGGGCACCACGCCGCCATACTCCTCGTGCATGGCGACCTGCGAGTGCAGGGCGTGGGACAGCAGGCCGCGCTCGGTGTCATACAGAGCAAAGCCGGTTTCATCGCAGGAGGATTCGACGCCGAGAACGATCATGGAAGGAGCAGTTTGAATTGGGCAGAACCGTCGATTTTACCGTACGGTTCGTTCGAATTCACGGACGCTGCAATAACTCCTTGTGCGCCTGGCGCAACATGTTCTCGGTCTCTTCCCAGCCGATGCAGCCATCGGTCACCGAGCAGCCATAGGTCAGCTGCGACAGGTCGGCGGGAATCGCCTGGTTGCCGCTGACGATATTCGACTCGATCATCACGCCCACCAGCGATTTGTTGCCATGACGAATCTGCTGGATCACGTCCGACATCACCAGCGGCTGCAGTTCCGGTTTCTTGTAGCTGTTCGCATGCGAGCAGTCGACCACCAGGTTGGCCGGCAGCTTGGCCTTGGTCAGCGCCTGCTCGGCGATCGCCACCGACACCGAGTCGTAGTTCGGCCGCCCGCCGCCGCCGCGCAGCACCACGTGGCCGTAGGCATTGCCGCTGGTGCGCACGATCGCGACTTTCCCTTCGCCATTGATGCCCAGGAAGGCATGCGGATTGGCCGAGGACAGCACCGCATTGATCGCGATGCTGACGTCGCCGTCGGTGCCGTTCTTGAAGCCCACCGGCGTGGACAGGCCGGACGACATCTCGCGGTGGGTCTGCGATTCGGTGGTGCGCGCGCCGATCGCGGTCCAGGCGATCAGGTCGCCCAGGTATTGCGGCGAAATCGGGTCCAGCGCCTCGGTCGCGGTCGGCAGGCCCAGCTCGCACACGTCGAGCAGGAAGCGGCGCGCGCGTTCCATGCCGACGTCGACGCGGAACGAGTCGTCCATGAACGGATCGTTGATATAGCCCTTCCAGCCGGTGGTGGTGCGCGGCTTCTCGAAATACACGCGCATCACCAGCACCATGGTGTCGCTGACTTCGTCCTGCAGCGCCTTCAGGCGGCGCGCATAGTCGAGGCCGGCCTCCGGATCGTGGATCGAGCAGGGGCCGACCACGACGAACAGGCGCTTGTCCTGGCGGTCGAGGATGTTGCGCAGCGTCTCGCGACCGCCCATGACGGTCGCATAGGCGCGCTCGCTCAGCGGCAGTGCCGCATGCAGTTCGACCGGCGTGGGCATGCGGGTGAACGAGCTGACGTTGGTATTTTCGATTTGAGGCGTGCTGGTCATGATGCTGTCTGGTTTTTTTCAGGTGGATCGGCCAGTGTAGACGGAAATTGCTGCACGTGCACAAGCGATAGCGCAAAAACCCTAGGTCGTCGCCGCCCGTGCTGCAGGCCAATCGGGTTCCCGTGTATCCTTTTGCCATGACTACCGACACGAATGACATCGAGCGCTTTGTCGCCGCCCCTTCATCAAGGAAATCGGCCGCGGCGTCAAGGGCGCGCGCAGCATGACGCGCGAGGATGCGCGCGCGCTCTACGCCGCCATGCTGGAAGGCCGGGTCTCGGACCTGGAACTGGGCGCCATCCTGCTCGCCATGCGCATCAAGGGCGAGTCGGTGGACGAACTCGGCGGCTTCATGGACGCCGCCGCCGCCTCGTTCGCGCCGCTGCCCACGCCGCGCGGCGAATTCGCCCCGGTGCTGATCCCGACCTATAACGGCGCGCGCAAGCTGGCCAACCTGACGCCGCTGCTGGCCCTGCTGCTGGCGCGCGAGGGCGTGCCGACCCTGGTGCATGGCGTGCGCACCGACCCCGGCCGCGTGACCACCGCCGAGATCCTGCACCAACTGGGCATTGGGGAGGCGACCACCACGGCCGAGGTGCAGAACGAGTTTGCCCACCTGCGCCCGGCCTTCATGCCGATCGAGCACCTGGCCCCGCGACTGGCGCATATGCTGTCGCTGCGGCGCGTGCTGGGCGTGCGCAATTCGACCCACACCCTGGTCAAGATCCTGCAGCCTTTCGATGGCCCGGCGCTGCGCCTGGTGTCCTACACCCACCCCGAATACCTGGAAACCCTGGGCGGCTTCTTCGAGGGCGTGGACAGCGAAACGCAAGGCGACGCCTTCCTGATGCGCGGCACCGAGGGCGAGACCGTGGCCCACCCGCACCGCGCCCAGCGCATCGACTGGTTCCACGCCGGCCAGCGCGCGCTGCTGGTCGAGCGCGATGCGCCGACCGACGAGTTGTCCGACGTGCCAGATGGCCGTGACGCGGCCACCACCGCAGCCTGGATCGGCGCCGCGCTGCGCGCAGAAGTGCCGGTGCCGGCCTCGATCGCAACCCAGGTGGCGTACTGCGTGGAGGTGTCGCGCAAGATCCGCGCGCGCAGCCAGCCGCTGGAATAGCTGCTGACCCGAGCCCGCCACTGGCATTACAATGACGGGTTCGGTAAAGCGCAGGAAGCGGCAGGCATGGCAAAACAATACGATGTGGCGGTGATCGGCGCGGGCGCGGCCGGGATGATGTGCGCGGCCGTGGCTGCCCAGAACGGCAAGCGCGTGGTCCTGATCGACCATGCGGCCAAACTCGCCGAAAAGATCCGCATCTCGGGCGGCGGCCGCTGTAATTTCACCAATATCAATGCCGGCCCGCAAAACTACCTGTCGCAGAATCCGCACTTCTGCAAGAGCGCGCTGTCGCGCTACACGGCCCAGGATTTCCTGGCGCTGGTGAAGAAATACCGCATCAGCCACCATGAAAAGCACAAGGGTCAATTGTTCTGCAACGATTCGGCCGAGCAGATCATCGCCATGCTGCGCGCCGAGTGCGAATTGGGTGGCGTGGACTGGCGCATGCCGTGCAAGGTGGCC
It includes:
- the tsaD gene encoding tRNA (adenosine(37)-N6)-threonylcarbamoyltransferase complex transferase subunit TsaD, whose protein sequence is MIVLGVESSCDETGFALYDTERGLLSHALHSQVAMHEEYGGVVPELASRDHIRRAIPLLDEVLKRADLPASNIDAIAYTQGPGLAGALLVGSSVACSLALALDKPVLGVHHLEGHLLSPLLASERPEFPFLALLVSGGHTQLMRVDGVGSYTLLGETLDDAAGEAFDKSAKLLGLGYPGGPAISRLAEFGDPTVYSLPRPMLHSKDFNFSFSGLKTAVLTVVKNHEEKVVANICEQDKANIARGFVDAIVDVLTAKCVNAMKHTGLTRLVIAGGVGANKQLRESLNAAAAKRKFKVYYPELEFCTDNGAMIAFAGAMRLERNPALAQRDYAFTVRPRWPLDELEAA
- a CDS encoding 3-deoxy-7-phosphoheptulonate synthase, with the translated sequence MTSTPQIENTNVSSFTRMPTPVELHAALPLSERAYATVMGGRETLRNILDRQDKRLFVVVGPCSIHDPEAGLDYARRLKALQDEVSDTMVLVMRVYFEKPRTTTGWKGYINDPFMDDSFRVDVGMERARRFLLDVCELGLPTATEALDPISPQYLGDLIAWTAIGARTTESQTHREMSSGLSTPVGFKNGTDGDVSIAINAVLSSANPHAFLGINGEGKVAIVRTSGNAYGHVVLRGGGGRPNYDSVSVAIAEQALTKAKLPANLVVDCSHANSYKKPELQPLVMSDVIQQIRHGNKSLVGVMIESNIVSGNQAIPADLSQLTYGCSVTDGCIGWEETENMLRQAHKELLQRP
- the ybiB gene encoding DNA-binding protein YbiB, coding for MTREDARALYAAMLEGRVSDLELGAILLAMRIKGESVDELGGFMDAAAASFAPLPTPRGEFAPVLIPTYNGARKLANLTPLLALLLAREGVPTLVHGVRTDPGRVTTAEILHQLGIGEATTTAEVQNEFAHLRPAFMPIEHLAPRLAHMLSLRRVLGVRNSTHTLVKILQPFDGPALRLVSYTHPEYLETLGGFFEGVDSETQGDAFLMRGTEGETVAHPHRAQRIDWFHAGQRALLVERDAPTDELSDVPDGRDAATTAAWIGAALRAEVPVPASIATQVAYCVEVSRKIRARSQPLE